One genomic segment of Gossypium arboreum isolate Shixiya-1 chromosome 3, ASM2569848v2, whole genome shotgun sequence includes these proteins:
- the LOC108487363 gene encoding probable protein phosphatase 2C 35 isoform X2 — protein MGCAHGKCCNRDSSTSDEDAGHHQRGIRPYKNKDGLTQRSLELVHVPSHNFTLQYSSLTQHGYYPDTTDRENQDSFCIKTQIQGNPNVHFFGVFDGHGQYGAQCSNFVKDKLVEILSSDPTLLDDPLKAYNSAFLATNSELRDSEIDDALSGTTAITVLVVGDTLYVANVGDSRAVIAVKDGDRILAEDLSVDQTPFRKDEYDRVKLFGARVLSVDQVEGLKDPDIQHWGDEESHGGDPPRLWVPNGMYPGTAFTRSVGDSTAEKIGVIAVPEISIVRLTPSHLFFVVASDGVFEFLSSQTVVNMATAYKDPSDACTAIAGDSYKRWLELENRTDDITIIIVQIKGLSDSGVGTTDSEVHSRPCQTGGSMNQSAAIVPPLMHQRPLESDVG, from the exons ATGGGTTGTGCTCATGGAAAGTGTTGTAACAGAGATTCATCAACATCAGATGAGGATGCAGGTCATCATCAGAGAGGAATAAGACCTTATAAAAACAAAGACGGTCTTACACAAAGGTCATTGGAGTTAGTTCATGTTCCATCTCACAATTTCACCTTGCAGTACTCAAGCTTAACACAACATGGTTATTACCCAGACACAACTGATAGGGAAAACCAAGATAGtttctgcatcaaaacacaaattcAAGGTAACCCGAATGTTCATTTCTTTGGAGTATTTGATGGACATGGTCAATATGGTGCTCAAtgttcaaattttgttaaggataAACTTGTAGAAATATTATCCAGTGACCCCACGTTATTGGATGATCCTTTAAAAGCTTATAATTCAGCATTTTTAGCTACGAATTCCGAGTTACGTGATAGTGAGATTGATGATGCTCTAAGTGGTACCACAGCGATAACTGTACTGGTTGTTGGGGATACACTTTATGTTGCTAATGTGGGTGATTCAAGGGCTGTGATCGCTGTTAAGGATGGGGATCGAATTTTGGCTGAGGATTTATCCGTGGATCAGACACCATTTAGGAAAGATGAATACGATCGGGTGAAACTCTTTGGGGCCAGGGTTCTGAGTGTTGATCAAGTGGAAGGCCTTAAAGACCCAGATATTCAACATTGGGGTGATGAAGAAAGTCATGGTGGCGATCCTCCGAGGTTGTGGGTTCCGAACGGAATGTATCCTGGGACTGCATTTACAAGGAGTGTAGGAGATAGCACGGCAGAGAAGATTGGTGTGATTGCAGTTCCTGAGATTTCTATTGTTAGGCTTACACCCAGTCATCTTTTCTTTGTTGTTGCAAGTGATGGAGTTTTCGAGTTTCTCTCAAGCCAAACTGTTGTCAACATG GCGACGGCATACAAAGATCCCAGCGATGCTTGTACTGCAATTGCTGGAGACTCCTATAAACGTTGGTTGGAGCTTGAAAATCGAACCGATGATATTACAATCATAATTGTACAGATCAAAGGCCTATCAGAT TCGGGTGTTGGCACCACTGATAGTGAAGTACATTCCAGACCCTGCCAAACTGGCGGTTCCATGAATCAAAGCGCTGCCATTGTTCCACCACTGATGCATCAGAGGCCTTTGGAATCG GATGTGGGTTAG
- the LOC108487363 gene encoding probable protein phosphatase 2C 35 isoform X1, whose product MGCAHGKCCNRDSSTSDEDAGHHQRGIRPYKNKDGLTQRSLELVHVPSHNFTLQYSSLTQHGYYPDTTDRENQDSFCIKTQIQGNPNVHFFGVFDGHGQYGAQCSNFVKDKLVEILSSDPTLLDDPLKAYNSAFLATNSELRDSEIDDALSGTTAITVLVVGDTLYVANVGDSRAVIAVKDGDRILAEDLSVDQTPFRKDEYDRVKLFGARVLSVDQVEGLKDPDIQHWGDEESHGGDPPRLWVPNGMYPGTAFTRSVGDSTAEKIGVIAVPEISIVRLTPSHLFFVVASDGVFEFLSSQTVVNMATAYKDPSDACTAIAGDSYKRWLELENRTDDITIIIVQIKGLSDQSGVGTTDSEVHSRPCQTGGSMNQSAAIVPPLMHQRPLESDVG is encoded by the exons ATGGGTTGTGCTCATGGAAAGTGTTGTAACAGAGATTCATCAACATCAGATGAGGATGCAGGTCATCATCAGAGAGGAATAAGACCTTATAAAAACAAAGACGGTCTTACACAAAGGTCATTGGAGTTAGTTCATGTTCCATCTCACAATTTCACCTTGCAGTACTCAAGCTTAACACAACATGGTTATTACCCAGACACAACTGATAGGGAAAACCAAGATAGtttctgcatcaaaacacaaattcAAGGTAACCCGAATGTTCATTTCTTTGGAGTATTTGATGGACATGGTCAATATGGTGCTCAAtgttcaaattttgttaaggataAACTTGTAGAAATATTATCCAGTGACCCCACGTTATTGGATGATCCTTTAAAAGCTTATAATTCAGCATTTTTAGCTACGAATTCCGAGTTACGTGATAGTGAGATTGATGATGCTCTAAGTGGTACCACAGCGATAACTGTACTGGTTGTTGGGGATACACTTTATGTTGCTAATGTGGGTGATTCAAGGGCTGTGATCGCTGTTAAGGATGGGGATCGAATTTTGGCTGAGGATTTATCCGTGGATCAGACACCATTTAGGAAAGATGAATACGATCGGGTGAAACTCTTTGGGGCCAGGGTTCTGAGTGTTGATCAAGTGGAAGGCCTTAAAGACCCAGATATTCAACATTGGGGTGATGAAGAAAGTCATGGTGGCGATCCTCCGAGGTTGTGGGTTCCGAACGGAATGTATCCTGGGACTGCATTTACAAGGAGTGTAGGAGATAGCACGGCAGAGAAGATTGGTGTGATTGCAGTTCCTGAGATTTCTATTGTTAGGCTTACACCCAGTCATCTTTTCTTTGTTGTTGCAAGTGATGGAGTTTTCGAGTTTCTCTCAAGCCAAACTGTTGTCAACATG GCGACGGCATACAAAGATCCCAGCGATGCTTGTACTGCAATTGCTGGAGACTCCTATAAACGTTGGTTGGAGCTTGAAAATCGAACCGATGATATTACAATCATAATTGTACAGATCAAAGGCCTATCAGAT CAGTCGGGTGTTGGCACCACTGATAGTGAAGTACATTCCAGACCCTGCCAAACTGGCGGTTCCATGAATCAAAGCGCTGCCATTGTTCCACCACTGATGCATCAGAGGCCTTTGGAATCG GATGTGGGTTAG